GTAAGGGCCGGTTTGCGAATCAGTACTCATGACAGAGGGGGCGTGGTCAGGCTGACGGGAGGACTCCGTCATTGCGGCCTGCCACGGCAATTGGAAGACAAACAACGAGTTTCACCGCTCAAGGTGACTCCCGTCAACACTGAGGTCAATCGCGAGGCCCCCAACTGCGGCCCATGACCCAGCCGGCGCTCACCATTGCTTCGCTGTTGTCGGACCCGCGTTTGGTCAAGGGCGCCACCAGCTGGCTGAAGGGCGAGCGCTATCGCCTGGAGGATCTGGGCGCCCTCTCCGATCCCATCGCCGAATTGCTCCAGCGGCGGGATGCTTTCGATGTGGTGCTGCTGCAGCAGGGCGTGACCGCCGCAGAAGCCCTCGAGGGTTTGCGTCAACACGGGGTCCTGTTGCCGGCGGTCGTCGTCGGAGAAGTCAGCGGTCGCGTCGACTATCACGACGCTGAGGTGCATCTGCCCCAGGACCAACTCGAGCAAATCGTCTACAGCCTGGATGCGGCGGTCTCCCGCTTCCTGCGTAAGGGACTGTCCCCTGGGCAGGAGTCCACCGGTGAGTCCACCTCGACCCCACAGCCGTGGCGGCTCCCCAATCGGCTCCAGGGTCGTCTGGGGTATCTGGGCGTCTTCTACAAGCGCGACCCCTCTCTGTTTTTGCGCAATCTCCCGCAGGAAGACCACGAGGAGTTGCGCCAGTCCTTGCAGCGGGGCTACCGGGATGTCCTGATCAGTTACTTCAAGGACCCCGCGGCGGCGAACCAGGCGATTGAGAGCTTCGTGCACAGCGCGTTCTTCTGCGATCTGCCGGTCAACAGCGTTGTTGAAATCCACGTCGATCTCATGGATTCCTTCTGGAAGCAACTGCGACTGGAAGGCCATAAAAACGATTTTCTTCAGGATTACAGGCTTGCGCTCTTGGACGTCATGGCCCATTTGTGTGAGATGTACAGGCGTTCGATTCCCCCAGATACCCCGTTGGCTGAGCCACCGCCCGGTGAGGTCAGTGCGTAGTCCTTAGTCCTTTCATTTTTTCTTCAGAGGTGATTTCCATGAGTCCACGCAAGACCTACATCCTCAAGCTCTATGTGGCGGGGAATACGCCGAACTCGATGCGTGCACTCAAAACCCTGCGCAACATCCTCGATACGGAGTTTCAAGGGGTATATGCCTTGAAGGTGATTGATGTGCTCAAAAACCCCCAACTCGCTGAAGAAGACAAGATTCTGGCGACGCCCACGCTCTCGAAAATTCTTCCGCCGCCCGTGCGCCGGATTATTGGTGACTTGTCCGACCGAGAGCGGGTTTTGATTGGTTTGGACCTCTTGTTTGAGGAACTCAGTGATGAGGCCTTGGCTGAGTCCTTTGCCGATGAGGATGTGGTGGGAGATCTTGTGTGAAAACCCAGGTCAAACCCTTGAGAATGGCTGCCAGACCCACGAAAACTGCCTAAATTTTCAGTAGGACCACCCCTCCCATGCAGGACCCCAGCCCACAATCCAAAAGTCTGTCCTCGCTGCAAAAGCTGCCGACGGGGATTGAGGGCTTTGATGATGTTTGCCAGGGGGGCTTGCCCATTGGTCGCTCCACGCTGATTAGCGGGACATCCGGTACGGGTAAGACGGTCTTCTCGCTGAACTTTCTCTACAACGGCATCCGTCAGTTCGACGAGCCCGGCATTTTTGTCACGTTTGAAGAGTCGCCGCTCGATATTCTTCGCAACGCCGCCAGCTTTGGCTGGAATCTGCAGGAGATGGTCGAGCAGGACAAGTTGTTTCTGCTGGATGCCTCTCCGGATCCAGAAGGGCAGGACGTTGCCGGCAGTTTTGACCTCTCCGGTCTGATCGAGCGGATCAACTACGCGATTCGCAAGTACAAGGCTCGTCGCGTGGCGATCGATTCGATCACGGCGGTCTTTCAGCAGTACGACGCCGTCTCGGTCGTCCGCCGCGAAATCTTCCGCTTGATTGCACGCCTGAAGGAGATCGGTGTCACCACGGTGATGACCACCGAGCGCATTGATGAGTACGGCCCGATTGCTCGCTACGGAGTGGAGGAGTTTGTCAGCGACAACGTGGTGATCCTCCGCAACGTGCTGGAGGGTGAGCGGCGCCGGCGCACGGTGGAGATCCTCAAGCTACGCGGCACGACCCACATGAAGGGCGAGTTCCCCTTCACCATGGGCTCCCACGGCATCAGTGTCTTCCCGCTGGGGGCGATGCGCTTGACCCAGCGCAGCTCCAATGTGCGGGTCAGCTCCGGTGTCCCCCGCCTCGATGAGATGTGCGGTGGCGGTTTCTTCAAGGACTCGATCATCCTGGCGACCGGTGCCACCGGTACGGGTAAGACCCTGCTGGTCAGCAAATTTGTCGAAAATGCCTGCGCCAATAAGGAGCGGGCGATCCTGTTTGCCTACGAGGAATCCCGCGCCCAACTGCTGCGCAATGCCACCAGTTGGGGCATTGATTTTGAAGAGATGGAGCGCCAGGGGCTCCTCAAAATCATCTGCGCCTATCCGGAATCAACGGGCCTGGAGGATCACCTCCAGATCATCAAAACGGAAATCAGTCAGTTCAAGCCCTCCCGGATGGCCATTGACTCCCTCTCGGCTTTGGCTCGAGGCGTGAGTCATAACGCCTTCAGGCAGTTTGTGATTGGTGTGACTGGCTACGCTAAGCAAGAAGAGATCGCTGGCTTCTTTACCAATACCTCTGAGGAGTTCATGGGGAGCCACTCCATTACGGACTCCCATATTTCGACGATTACCGACACCATTCTCTTGCTCCAGTACGTCGAGATCCGCGGCGAAATGGCCCGTGCGCTCAACGTCTTCAAGATGCGTGGTTCCTGGCACGACAAGGGAATCCGAGAATTCGTCATCACCAGCAACGGGCCTGAAATTAAGGATTCCTTCTCCAACTTTGAGCGGATCATCAGTGGTGTCCCGCACCGCATCAATCACGACGAGCGCAGCGAACTGTCGCGCATCGTGAAAGGGGTGGGTGAGGATCAGTTCTAGATCCCGTCTCCCAAATTGCTGCTGTAGCGGCGCTCGGCTTGGAGCCTCAGTTCCGTGTCGTCTGCATCCTCTAGTGGGAGGTCAAACCAGAAGGTGGTGCCCACATTGAGTTCGCTGACCATGCGAATTGTGGCGCCGTGTTTCTCGAGGATGCCCCGCACAATCGAGAGGCCCAGGCCCGTGCCGACTTCGGTGTGAACGGCGTTCTCGACCCGGTAGAAGCGATCAAAAATCTTCTCTTGATCTTCGCGGGAGATGCCTGAGCCGGTGTCGGAGATCTCCACCCGCAGCTTCGGCAAGGGTGCGGTCAGTTCGCAGGCGGGGTTCTCCGGATTGGAGGCGGTGCTGGGGTCGATGGTGCAGGTGTCCGGCCAGGGGTAGGCCCGCAGGCCGAGGCTGCCCCCGGCGGCTGTGAATTTCAGGCCGTTGCCCACGAGGTTGTCCAAGACCTGCAGCAGCAGGTCCCAATTCCCCCGCACCCGCGGCAGCTCCTCGCTGGCATGCAGTTCGAGGGCGACACCTTTTTCCTTGGCGTTCAGTTTGTAGTTGCGAAGGGTTTGCTCCATCGCGGGGGCCAGCTCCACCGCCTCCATCGACCAGGCCCGATCGCTCTCCAGTCGGGAGAGATCGAGCACGTCATTCACCAGACGGGTGAGGCGATCGGTCTCGGCATTGGCGATGGCCAGGAAGTCACGCCGGTCCTCCTCGCTGAGCTGCTCCCCCATGTCATGGAGGGTTTCGACGTAGCTCTTGATGTTGAACAGCGGTGTCCGCAGCTCGTGGGAGACGTTGCTGATGAAACGGCTCTGGGCGGCGTTGAGTTCCACCTCCCGGGTGAGGTCTTGGATGGTGACTGCGATGCCCTTGAGGGTTTCGCCGCTGGCATCCCGCACCGACTGGAGAACGATGCGCAGGGTGCGGGGCGGTTCGCCGAAGCTGCAGCGCACGTCCGTGCTCTCTTTGTCGTTCTCCAGCAGGCTCTCGAGGGGGGCCTGCAGCTCGACATTGAGCCCTTCGGGCAGTTCCTCCATCAAGCGGGTGCCCTCCAGATTGCGGCCCTCCCAGCGGAAGAGGCGCCGGGCGGTGGGATTCACCAGCACCACCCGTCCTTCGGAATCCAGCAGCAAGGCCCCATCCGCCATGGTGGCGATCAGGGATTGCTGCTTCACCTGGGCCGCGGTCAGCTCCTCGATGTTGGCTTCGTTGTAGGCCTCCAGCTGGGAGGCCATGTCGTTGAAGCCGTCGAGCAATTCGCCCAATTCACCACCCACAGGGAGCGCGATCCGGGCTTCGAAATCCCCGCCCGCGATGGAGCGCACACCCCGCAGTAATTCCTTGACCGGTTGGGTGATGGTCAGGGCGTTGAAGACGGCCCCCAGGATCACCAGGATCCAGATCGAGATGAAGACCGCCACGGTGACCTCGCGGCTTAAGGCGGCACTGGCCAGGGCGGCTTCGTTGGGGTTGATCCCCAGGGCCAGCACACCCATGTAGCGCCCGTTGGCCACGAGGGGCACAAAGACGTCGGTGACCTGGCCGTCGGGGGTCAGGTGCTGCCGGATAAGCGGGTTCTGCGGACGCTTGGAGAGCTCCTCGGGCAGCTCCAGCTTGCGACTGAGCAGCAGCTCACTGCTGCCCGTGGTGCCGCTGATCGGGATCCCGAGGTAGATGACCCCATCGGGGTCGGCGAAAAAGATGTAGCGAAGGCTTCGACTGGATTTCCAGAACCGCTCGGCGACGGCGGCCAGCTCCCGGTCGTTGCCCTGGGCGACCAATGGGGTGACGTTGGCGGAGAGCAGCAGTCCGAGGTCGCGGGCGTAGCGGGTGTCGCTCATGCGCACATCCGCCTGAATGCCATTCAGCGCGAAAAAGGTGATCGCGGTCATCACCAGGCTGACCACCAGGGTGGCGGCCGCCAGCAACTTGGTCTGGAGGCTGAATTCCGCCCACCAGCGCACCAGGCTCTGCCACCAACGGCGAGGGGCAAGCGGGGCGTAGCTGCTGGTCAAGGCGCTGAGATCGGCGGCGGCAGCTTAGTTGCTGCGGACCTGGTGGCCGATGTCCCGCCGGTAGGTGATGCCCTCAAAGTGCACCTGCTCAAGCCCGGCGTAGGCCTTGGCAAAGGCCGCATCAAAGTCACCGGCTTGGGCCACCATCGCCAGCACTCGGCCCCCATTGGTGTGGCAGACCCCGGCGTCATCCCGGCGGGTTCCGGCATGGAAGAGCTGCAGATCGGTCCCGTTCACCACCTGGCTCGTGATGGGATCCCCCTTGCGGATCTCCCCGGGATACCCCTGGGCGGCGGCGATCACGCAGGCGCTGCACTGCAGGGCGATCGTCAAGCTGGGGGCCGTGGCCAGTTGTCCCGTGGCGCAGGCCAACAGCACCGCCGCGAACTCCGGTCCCATCAGCGGCATCAAGGTCTCGCATTCCGGATCGCCGAAGCGGCAGTTGAACTCGATCACGCTGGGTCCGGTCTCGGTGAGCATCAGCCCCGCGTAGATCACGCCGCGGTAGATGATTCCCCGGGCCTGAAGGGCCGCCAGGGTGGGCTCGAGCACGAGCCGCTTCACCTCCTCGAGACCGGCCTGGTCCAGGAGCGGTGCCGGGGCGTAGGCCCCCATTCCGCCGGTGTTCGGGCCGACGTCGCCCTCACCGATGCGTTTGTGGTCCTGGGCGGGGGGCAGCAGCACCATCCGCTCCCCATCGCTGAGGGCAAAGACCGAGACCTCGGGGCCATGGGTGCGTTCCTCCAAGACCAGGGAGGCGTCGCCGCCGAAGCGTCCCGCAAAGATCTCTTCAATGGCGGCGCGGGCCTCGTCCACGCTCTCCGCCACGGTCACCCCCTTGCCGGCGGCCAGTCCATCGGCCTTCACCACCAGGGGCTTGCCCTGGGCCTCGAGGGCGCTGAGGGCTTCCTCGCGGCTGTTGGCTTTCCAGTAGCCGGCCGTGGGGATGCCGGCTTCCACCATCAGCGCTTTGGCCCACTGCTTGCTGGCCTCCAACTGGGCACCGTCTGCACCGGGCCCAAACACGGCAAATCCGGCGTCACGCAGCCGATCCGCGAGGCCGGCGGCGAGGGGTGCTTCGGGGCCCACCACCACCAAGTCAATGCTTTGTTCTTGGCAGGTCTTCAGCAGGGCCTCCTGATCGCCCTCGCTGATGGCCAGCTGAATGCAGCCCTCCAGTTCTGCGGTGCCGCCATTGCCGGGGGCGACCCAGACCTGTTGGACGCCGGCGCTGCGGGCGAGGGCCCAGGCCAGGGCGTTCTCCCGTCCGCCCCCTCCGACGACCAGCACGTGTTGCGGGGCAGCGGTCGCGGTCATGGGGGGCCTGAAGCGGGTGGTCGGTTCGGTGATTACAGCGGTGAGCTCCCCTAGGTTGTCCCCCAGAAGACCGCTGCCGGTGCCTTTCCTTCTTTACTCGCCGGTGGGGGCGCGTCGCCGGCGGCCGTGGGGCGTGGTGCTGGCGCTCCTGCCGTTTCTTCTGCTTGCGCCGCAGCCGGCCGAGGCGAAGTTGCCCTTCATCGGCGATTTGTTCCGCGCCCAACCGAAGCCAAAGGTTCAAGGGCCATCCGCCCCAGAGATTGAGGGCAGCACCCCGGAAGCCGAGTTTCAGGAGCTCCTCAAAAGCGGAGATTTGAGGACTCTCAACCTGGCCTGCCAGGAGGCCGCCAGTTTTGACTTCGTGACCCGCCTGCGCCTGCTGCAGCAGCGGTTGCTGACGGTGGCTCCGCCGCCCCAGCCCTTCCCGGTGGTGTTGATGAATGCCAATGCCCTGCTCAGCTGCCGGGCACCGGATGCGGCTCTGGACGTGCTCAACCGCTTTGGCCCCGCCCCTGGCGCGGAGCGTGAGCAGTGGTTGGTCCAGCGTTGGCGTGCCGCCCAGGCCGGCTTGCACCATGCGCTGGCGGCACGCTTGCTGGAGCAACTGACGGCGGCAGACCCGGACCGGCTGGAAACCCTGGCCCTGCCGATTCGGGTAAATGAGGACGGCACGGTGGTGACCCGGCCCGCCCTCGACCTCTATGTGGAGCACCTCTTGGTGTTGGAGCGCCGCCAGGAGGCCGCGGCATTGCTCCTGGCTGGGCGGCGTCCGGGGCAGGTGGCCGCCGAGCGGCTCAGCCAAGCGGTCGCGCTACTCGAACACCTGCCCTTGGCGGAGCGCGATCAACTGATGGAGCGGGCCCTGGATCAGGCGGCCGCCGCCCAGTCCTGGGGTTTGGCGATCGCGCTGTTGGAGCAGCAGCGCATCTTGATCGAATCCGAGACGCCCGGTGCGGTTGCGGAGCGTTCCCGTGCTCGCTTGATGCGGCTCAGCCAGCGCCTGGATGACGCCTACAGCGCGTGGGCCATCACGCGGGAAGATTCTGAACAAAGCGCCAGGGCCGACGCGTTGCAACAGCAACTGCGTTCCCCCCGCGACCCCGGAGGCCACGCCGCACCGCAACCATGACCGCTTACACCCTCGGATCGCTCCTCTACGAAGGCAAGGCCAAGCGGGTCTATCAGACCGATCAAACCGATTTGGTGGCGGTCGAATACAAGGACGACGCCACCGCCTTTAACGCCTTGAAGAAGGCCCAGCTGGCGGGCAAGGGGCTGATGAACTGTCAGATCTCCGCGCGGCTGTTTGAGTTGCTCGAGCGTGAGGGGATTGCGACCCACTACCTCTCTCTGCAGGAACCCAACTGGATGTTGGTGAAGCCGGTTCAGATCGTTCCGGTGGAAGTGGTGGTGCGGAATATCGCCTTTGGCTCCCTCTGCAAGCAGATGCCGATCGAGCCCGGCACCCCGCTGGATCCCCCCCTGCTCGATCTCTATTACAAAGACGATGCCTACGGCGATCCTCTGCTGACCGACGCGCGCCTGGAGCGTCTGGGTGTGCTGACCGCGCCGCAGCGCCAGGAGCTGGAGCGCCTGGCCATGGCCGTGAACATGGCCCTACGGCGTTTCTTCGCCGAGATCGCCCTGGAGCTGGTGGACTTCAAGATCGAGCTGGGCTTCACCACGGACGGTCAACTGGTGGTGGCCGACGAGATCAGTCCCGACACCTGCCGGCTCTGGGATCGCAACGTCAGCGGTGACGCCCAGGAGCGAATTTTGGACAAAGACCGTTTCCGCCAGGATCTCGGCGGTGTGGTCGAGGCCTACGGGGAGGTTCTCAAACGGGTCCAAGCCGCCTGCCCAGCACCCCGTTCAGGCAAGTAAGTTCGGCGGCATTTGCGGTTCGCCGCACCAGTCCCCGTTCCATGGCTGCACCCCGCAACGGCAAGAACCACGCATGGAGCCTGGGGCTCGCACTGACGCTGCCTCTGGTGACTGGGGTTGGTCCGGTGTGGGGGCAGGACACAAACCCCGAGCCTGAGGATCCTGCACCGACCGAGCAACCGGCGTCTGAGACACCCAGCGTTCGGCCCTCGCTTGCCCCGAGTGCGACCGAGTCCCTCGCGCCGGCCGCCCCCGCGGAGCCGCGGGTTCTGATCAGTGAGGTGGTGGTTCAGGGGGCCGAGGGCCACCCGGAACAGGAGCGGATGGAGATCGCGGTGTACGACGCGATGGCCATTCGCCCCGGCAGCCGCGTCACCCGCGGCGAACTGCAGACCGACCTCTCGGCGATCTACGCCAGTGGCTGGTTCTCGGATGTCCGCATCCAGCCGGTCGATAGCCCCCTTGGGGTGCGGCTGGTGGTCACCGTCGTGCCGAACCCGGTGCTCACCAAGGTGGAGCTCGAGGGGGTCAGCGAAACCACCAAGCTTCCCGAGAACCTTCTTCCAGACATCTTTGCCGCGGACTACGGCAAAACCCTGAATCTCAACGCCCTGCAGGCGCGCATCGCCGCGCTGCAGAAGTGGTACGCCGATCAGGGGTATTCCTTGGCTCGGGTGACGGGGCCCACCCGCGTCAGCCCCGCTGGTGTGGTGCAGCTGTTGGTGCGTGAGGGAACCGTGGCTGGCGTTGAAGTGCAGTTCCTCAACAAGGAAGGCGACAGCACGAACGACAAGGGCCAGCCGATCCGCGGGAAAACCAAAACCTGGGTGGTCACCCGGGAGATTTCGATCAAGGCCGGCGACACCTTCAACCGCCGCCAACTGGAAGACGACATCAAGCGCCTCTACGGCACGGGCCTGTTTGGTGACGTCAAGGTCACCCTGCGCCCCGTGGCCGGTGAGCCTGGGGCCGTCACCATCGTCCTCGGGGTGGTGGAGCAGTCCACTGGCTCCCTCTCCGGCGGTATCGGCTACAGCCAGAGCCAGGGCATCTTTGGTCAGATCCAGCTCCAGGACAGCAACCTCTTCGGACGCGCCTGGGACCTGGCCCTCAACGTCACCTACGGCCAATTCGGTGGCCTGGCGGACCTCTCCTTCACGGACCCCTGGATCAAGGGCGACAAGTACCGCACGGCCTTCCGCACCAAGGTCTTCCTGAGCCGGGAAGTCCCCCAGGTGTTCCAGAGCCAGCAGAACGGCAACTTCTACACCGTCTCTGATGTCTCCCAAGGCTTCTTCAACGCCCCGAGCACGGCCCTGGCGTATCAGAGCAACTCCACGGTCTACGCCGGCCCCTATGCCTCACCGACCGCGGCGAAGGCGGCGAACCCTCAGCTCGGGGACAACAACAACTGGTTCCAGCTCGATGGCAACGCCGTCGCGATCCAGCGGATTGGTGGCACCGCCTCCTTCGCCCGTCCCCTGAACGGCGGTGACCCCTACAAGAAGGCCCCCTGGAACGTCGTCGTTGGTCTGAACGCGCAGCAGGTCAAGCCGATCAACTTCGCGGGGGATGCGATGCCCTATGCCACGGCCTCCAACAACTTCACGGGCAACGGCACGACCACCGTCAGCAACGTGATTTGTGTGGCCTACAACTGCGAAAACGGCGCCACGACCAACCAACTGGTGGGCCTGCGGTTGGCGGCCTCGATGAACACCCTCAACGATCCCCGTAACCCCACGAAGGGCAACTTCCTGAGCGTTGGCACCGAGCAGTTTGTCTCCGTGGGTCAGGACTCTCCGACCTTCAACCGTTTGCGGGCGAGTGCCACCCACTACATCCCGGTGAATTGGCTGAAGTTCTACAAGGGCTGCCGTCCGAAACCCGGTCAGAAGGAGGACTGCAAGCAGGCCCTGGCCTTCCAGGCCTCCGTGGGCACCAACCTCGGCAACATGCCCGTCTAC
This DNA window, taken from Synechococcus sp. LTW-R, encodes the following:
- a CDS encoding circadian clock protein KaiA, which translates into the protein MTQPALTIASLLSDPRLVKGATSWLKGERYRLEDLGALSDPIAELLQRRDAFDVVLLQQGVTAAEALEGLRQHGVLLPAVVVGEVSGRVDYHDAEVHLPQDQLEQIVYSLDAAVSRFLRKGLSPGQESTGESTSTPQPWRLPNRLQGRLGYLGVFYKRDPSLFLRNLPQEDHEELRQSLQRGYRDVLISYFKDPAAANQAIESFVHSAFFCDLPVNSVVEIHVDLMDSFWKQLRLEGHKNDFLQDYRLALLDVMAHLCEMYRRSIPPDTPLAEPPPGEVSA
- the kaiB gene encoding circadian clock protein KaiB → MSPRKTYILKLYVAGNTPNSMRALKTLRNILDTEFQGVYALKVIDVLKNPQLAEEDKILATPTLSKILPPPVRRIIGDLSDRERVLIGLDLLFEELSDEALAESFADEDVVGDLV
- the kaiC gene encoding circadian clock protein KaiC; its protein translation is MQDPSPQSKSLSSLQKLPTGIEGFDDVCQGGLPIGRSTLISGTSGTGKTVFSLNFLYNGIRQFDEPGIFVTFEESPLDILRNAASFGWNLQEMVEQDKLFLLDASPDPEGQDVAGSFDLSGLIERINYAIRKYKARRVAIDSITAVFQQYDAVSVVRREIFRLIARLKEIGVTTVMTTERIDEYGPIARYGVEEFVSDNVVILRNVLEGERRRRTVEILKLRGTTHMKGEFPFTMGSHGISVFPLGAMRLTQRSSNVRVSSGVPRLDEMCGGGFFKDSIILATGATGTGKTLLVSKFVENACANKERAILFAYEESRAQLLRNATSWGIDFEEMERQGLLKIICAYPESTGLEDHLQIIKTEISQFKPSRMAIDSLSALARGVSHNAFRQFVIGVTGYAKQEEIAGFFTNTSEEFMGSHSITDSHISTITDTILLLQYVEIRGEMARALNVFKMRGSWHDKGIREFVITSNGPEIKDSFSNFERIISGVPHRINHDERSELSRIVKGVGEDQF
- the nblS gene encoding two-component system sensor histidine kinase NblS, whose amino-acid sequence is MTSSYAPLAPRRWWQSLVRWWAEFSLQTKLLAAATLVVSLVMTAITFFALNGIQADVRMSDTRYARDLGLLLSANVTPLVAQGNDRELAAVAERFWKSSRSLRYIFFADPDGVIYLGIPISGTTGSSELLLSRKLELPEELSKRPQNPLIRQHLTPDGQVTDVFVPLVANGRYMGVLALGINPNEAALASAALSREVTVAVFISIWILVILGAVFNALTITQPVKELLRGVRSIAGGDFEARIALPVGGELGELLDGFNDMASQLEAYNEANIEELTAAQVKQQSLIATMADGALLLDSEGRVVLVNPTARRLFRWEGRNLEGTRLMEELPEGLNVELQAPLESLLENDKESTDVRCSFGEPPRTLRIVLQSVRDASGETLKGIAVTIQDLTREVELNAAQSRFISNVSHELRTPLFNIKSYVETLHDMGEQLSEEDRRDFLAIANAETDRLTRLVNDVLDLSRLESDRAWSMEAVELAPAMEQTLRNYKLNAKEKGVALELHASEELPRVRGNWDLLLQVLDNLVGNGLKFTAAGGSLGLRAYPWPDTCTIDPSTASNPENPACELTAPLPKLRVEISDTGSGISREDQEKIFDRFYRVENAVHTEVGTGLGLSIVRGILEKHGATIRMVSELNVGTTFWFDLPLEDADDTELRLQAERRYSSNLGDGI
- the purD gene encoding phosphoribosylamine--glycine ligase is translated as MTATAAPQHVLVVGGGGRENALAWALARSAGVQQVWVAPGNGGTAELEGCIQLAISEGDQEALLKTCQEQSIDLVVVGPEAPLAAGLADRLRDAGFAVFGPGADGAQLEASKQWAKALMVEAGIPTAGYWKANSREEALSALEAQGKPLVVKADGLAAGKGVTVAESVDEARAAIEEIFAGRFGGDASLVLEERTHGPEVSVFALSDGERMVLLPPAQDHKRIGEGDVGPNTGGMGAYAPAPLLDQAGLEEVKRLVLEPTLAALQARGIIYRGVIYAGLMLTETGPSVIEFNCRFGDPECETLMPLMGPEFAAVLLACATGQLATAPSLTIALQCSACVIAAAQGYPGEIRKGDPITSQVVNGTDLQLFHAGTRRDDAGVCHTNGGRVLAMVAQAGDFDAAFAKAYAGLEQVHFEGITYRRDIGHQVRSN
- the purC gene encoding phosphoribosylaminoimidazolesuccinocarboxamide synthase → MTAYTLGSLLYEGKAKRVYQTDQTDLVAVEYKDDATAFNALKKAQLAGKGLMNCQISARLFELLEREGIATHYLSLQEPNWMLVKPVQIVPVEVVVRNIAFGSLCKQMPIEPGTPLDPPLLDLYYKDDAYGDPLLTDARLERLGVLTAPQRQELERLAMAVNMALRRFFAEIALELVDFKIELGFTTDGQLVVADEISPDTCRLWDRNVSGDAQERILDKDRFRQDLGGVVEAYGEVLKRVQAACPAPRSGK
- a CDS encoding BamA/TamA family outer membrane protein, producing the protein MAAPRNGKNHAWSLGLALTLPLVTGVGPVWGQDTNPEPEDPAPTEQPASETPSVRPSLAPSATESLAPAAPAEPRVLISEVVVQGAEGHPEQERMEIAVYDAMAIRPGSRVTRGELQTDLSAIYASGWFSDVRIQPVDSPLGVRLVVTVVPNPVLTKVELEGVSETTKLPENLLPDIFAADYGKTLNLNALQARIAALQKWYADQGYSLARVTGPTRVSPAGVVQLLVREGTVAGVEVQFLNKEGDSTNDKGQPIRGKTKTWVVTREISIKAGDTFNRRQLEDDIKRLYGTGLFGDVKVTLRPVAGEPGAVTIVLGVVEQSTGSLSGGIGYSQSQGIFGQIQLQDSNLFGRAWDLALNVTYGQFGGLADLSFTDPWIKGDKYRTAFRTKVFLSREVPQVFQSQQNGNFYTVSDVSQGFFNAPSTALAYQSNSTVYAGPYASPTAAKAANPQLGDNNNWFQLDGNAVAIQRIGGTASFARPLNGGDPYKKAPWNVVVGLNAQQVKPINFAGDAMPYATASNNFTGNGTTTVSNVICVAYNCENGATTNQLVGLRLAASMNTLNDPRNPTKGNFLSVGTEQFVSVGQDSPTFNRLRASATHYIPVNWLKFYKGCRPKPGQKEDCKQALAFQASVGTNLGNMPVYEAFCLGGSNSVRGYYDCDLGVGKSFGEATVEYRFPIFSIISGEVFVDAGSTFGSQADVPGNPGTLLDKPGDGVSPGVGVIVTTPVGPLRLEVASQDFTDEWRFNLGVGWKF